The Elaeis guineensis isolate ETL-2024a chromosome 13, EG11, whole genome shotgun sequence genome includes a region encoding these proteins:
- the LOC140853364 gene encoding uncharacterized protein, whose translation MTHTHQDGTFVRDESRDLYERATSLIAERDDESAASTQQSRIEAEVFTELMGPERYGRVRGYGVGVTPTQLSEVSRYTQHAAADAQDSRVRRLEAEIQEIRQSRAAEMEEMRQSRAEMQAMRGQIDRLTSLLEMYGSSQAPGTSGTRRDSGTSRGDNDDHPPAD comes from the exons atgactcatactcatcaggatggtacttttgttcgagatgagtcgagagatttatat gagagggctacatctctcattgcggagcgtgacgacgagtccgcagcatctacgcagcagagccgtatcgaggccgaggtgttcacagagttaatgggaccagagcgctacggccgagtgaggggttatggagtaggagtcacccccactcagttatctgaggttagtagatatacgcagcatgctgcagcagatgctcaggattcacgcgttcgcagactcgaggcggagatacaggagattagacagagtcgtgccgctgagatggaggagatgcgacagagccgtgccgagatgcaggccatgaggggacagattgatcgccttacatctttattagagatgtatggttcatctcag gctcctggcacatcaggcacccgtcgagatagcggcacgtcacgtggagacaacgacgaccatccgcctgcagattga